The region ggtagtagtacagcaccgccgctgggggacagacagacacagacagacaggtagtagtacagcaccgccgctgggggacagacagacacagacagacaggtagtagtacagcaccgccgctgggggacagacagacacacagacagacaggtagtagtacagcaccgccgctgggggacagacagacacacagacagacaggtagtagtacagcaccgccgctggagagacagacagacagacaggtagtagtacagcaccgccgctggagagacagacagacacacagacagacaggtagtagtacagcaccgccgctggagagacagacagacacacagacagacaggtagtagtacagcaccgccgctgggggacagacagacacacagacagacaggtagtagtacagcaccgccgctgggggacagacagacacacagacagacaggtagtagtacagcaccgccgctgggggacagacagacacacagacagacaggtagtagtacagcaccgccgctgggggacagacagacacacagacagacaggtagtagtacagcaccgccgctggagagacagacagacagacagacagacagacagacagacaggtagtagtacagcaccgccgctggagagacagacagacacacacacagacaggtagtagtacagcaccgccgctggagagacagacagacaggtagtagtacagcaccgccgctgggggacagacagacacacagacagacaggtagtagtacagcaccgccgctggagagacagacagacacacagacagacaggtagtagtacagcaccggcgctgggggacagacagacacacagacagacaggtagtagtacagcaccgccgctggagagacagacacacagacagacaggtagtagtacagcaccgccgctggagagacagacagacacacacacagacaggtagtagtacagcaccgccgctggagagacagacagacacacagacagacaggtagtagtacagcaccgccgctgggggacagacagacacacagacagacaggtagtagtacagcaccgccgctggagagacagacagacacacagacagacaggtagtaGTATAGCACCGCcgctggagagacagacagacagacagacagacagacagacagacaggtagtagtacagcaccgccgctgggggacagacagacacacagacagacaggtagtaGTATAGCACCGCcgctggagagacagacagacagacagacagacagacagacagacagacagacagacaggtagtagtacagcaccgccgctggagagacagacagacacacagacagacaggtagtagtacagcaccgccgctggagagacagacagacacacagacagacaggtagtagtacagcaccgccgctgggggacagacagacacacagacagacaggtagtagtacagcaccgccgctgggggacagacagacacacagacagacaggtagtagtacagcaccgccgctgggggacagacagacacacagacagacaggtagtagtacagcaccgccgctgggggacagacagacacacagacagacaggtagtagtacagcaccgccgctggagagacagacagacacacagacagacaggtagtagtacagcaccgccgctgggggacagacagacacacagacagacaggtagtagtacagcaccgccgctggagagacagacagacacacagacagacaggtagtagtacagcaccgccgctggagagacagacagacacacagacagacaggtagtagtacagcaccgccgctggagagacagacagacacacagacagacaggtagtagtacagcaccgccgctggagagacagacagacacacagacagacaggtagtagtacagcaccgccgctggagagacagacagacacacagacagacaggtagtagtacagcaccgccgctgggggacagacagacacacagacagacaggtagtagtacagcaccgccgctggagagacagacagacacacagacagacaggtagtagtacagcaccgccgctggagagacagacagacacacagacagacaggtagtagtacagcaccgccgctggagagacagacagacacacagacagacaggtagtagtacagcaccgccgctggagagacagacagacacacagacagacaggtagtagtacagcactgccgctggagagacagacagacacacagacagacaggtagtaGTACAGCACCGCCGCTggggggacagacagacagacagacagacagacagacagacaggtagtgGTACAGCACCGCCGctgggggacagacagacagacagacaggtagtgATACAGCACAGCCGCTggggggacagacagacacacagacaggtagtagtacagcaccgccgctgggggacagacagacagacagacacacaggtagTGGTACACCACAGCCGCTggggggacagacagacagacaggtagtgGTACAGCACAGCCGCTggggggacagacagacagacaggtagtagtacagcacagccgctgggggacagacagacagacagacacacagacaggtagtAGTACAGCACAGCCGCTgggggacagacacacagacagacagacaggtagtaGTACAGCACAGCCGCTGgggggacagacacacagacaggtagtAGTACAGCACAGCCGCTggggggacagacagacagacaggtagtgGTACAGCACAGccgcttgggggacagacagacaggcagacaggcaggcaggtagGTAGGTAGGTAGTAGTACAGCACAGCTGGACCGAACTGGGAACTGGACCAAGACTAGGTCGCGTGTGGGCAGAGGGAGGGGTCAGTCCTGCAGAGTTCACAGGTGTCTCCAGTCAGGGGCTAAAGGTCACCGTCCCTCTGAAGTCCAGAGCCCAGTacccggtccggtccggtccacGTGTGGGCAGAGGGAAGGCCCGTGAGACTCACCCAGCCTCTGGAACACGAACAGAGCCTGCAGTCCACCTGTCCACACGAACCGTCTGGAGTCCAGCCAGCGCAGGTTctgcagacagacagggagacaggaggaTCAGCGCTCAGGGTCACGGTCAGctggcacagacagacagacagaccgcccgccacacaggcacacagtACCAGTATCCAGCAGTGGAAGGCGATGCTGAGCCCCAGGTACAGAGCCGACAGCACCAGCAGGGCCCGGAAGCGCTCCAGCAGCAGAGACACCAGGCCCACCTGGAACACGAAGGTGTTGaacagcatcagcagcacaatgATCATGTTGAACAGGATGGCGATGTCCTGgatactgagagagagagagaggggttaatacacacacactgactggacactccagtacattaacactgcactgagagagaggggttcatacagacacactgactggacactccagtacattaacactgcactgaggggttaatacagacacactgactgggcactccagtatattaacactgcactgggagagagaggggttaatacagacacactgactggacactccagtacattaacattgcactgagagagaggggttaatacagacacactgactggacactccagtacattaacactgcactccagtgcattaacactgcactgagagagaggggttcatacagacacactgactggacactccagtacattaacactgcactgagagagagaggggttaatacagacacactgactggacactacagtacattaacactgcactgagagagagaggggttaatacacacacactgactggacacttcagtacactaacactgcaatgagagagagaggggtcaatacagacacactgactggacactccagtacattaacactgcactgagagagagaggggttcatacagacacactgactggacactccagtacattaacactgcactgagagagagaggggttaatacagacacactgactggacactccagtacattaacactgcactgagagagagagaggggttaatacagacacactgactggacactccagtacatgaacactgcactgagagagagaggggttaatacagacgaatgacccccagcttctctccctgtctgtgtgtctcatggagagcaagctggggtctgcgaaaaaacgaattcctcatgcaagacattgtatacagataagataagatcactttattagccctatacaatgtcttgcatgaggaatgtgtctttgcgcagagccaccacaccgagACTCagtcccctctcccctcctctgcCCACAGGGACCTACATgaacagcaccagctggatgaCGGGGGCGGCCCTCAGCAGCTCGCTGAACGAGTTCACAAACAGGTCGTATCCCAGCAGCACCAGCTGCACAAGAAGCACCAGCGAGTAGTTACTGGTCTGCAGCATCCCGGGCCGGGCCTTCGGCAGAACCTCCACGCAGAGCACAGCACAGGGGTCCGGAGGCAGGGAGAGCAGACCAGTCCCAGACGGACCAGAAGCACCGTCACGCCAGGCCCTTCAGCACCAGGAAACGAGTCCGTGCAGCCCGGCTCGGTGCAGGAAAGGGGCCGATCCGGGCCCTGTTGTACGCCAAGCAGCCCGGGTCGGTGCCGGCTTGGACTGCAGAGGCAAGGGTACAGAGAGCCGCGGGCTGCTGGCCGGGGCGGGGCGGGTCGGACTGTGTGCCTCAGTGAGCCCGCAGTGCGCAGGCGAAACAGGGCGTTAGGAGTCCTGGGACAAAGAGGAGAGGCAAGTAAGCCGAGAAAGACAGTAAAACCACACACTGCGGTCAAACCCTGACCCCTCTTACCTCAAACACCTCTCCTTTCCTCTCTCTTGCAATGCATGTTTGTACTGAGTAGAGCAGTGTGTCGTGTGTGCTCTGCAGTGTGACAGTAGTGTGACAGtagtgtgagagcagtgtgtgctgtgcagtgtgagagcagtgtgtgctgggcagtgtgagggcagtgtgtgctgtgcagtgtgagggCAGTGTGTGCTGGGCAGTGTGTGAtgtgcagtgtgagagcagtgtgtgctgggcagtgtgagggcagtgtgtgctgtgcagtgtgagagcagtgtgtgctgtgcagtgtgagagcagtgtgtgctgggcagtgtgagggcagtgtgagggcagtgtgagggcagtgtgtgctgtgcagtgtgagagcagtgtgagggcagtgtgagagcagtgtgtgctgtgcagtgtgagagcagtgtgtgctgtgcagtgtgagggcagtgtgtgctgtgcagtgtgagggcagtgtgtgctgagcagtgtgagagcagtgtgtgctgtgcagtgttagggcagtgtgagggcagtgtgtgctgagcagtgtgagagcagtgtgtgctgagcagtgtgagagcagtgtgtgctgtgcagtgtgagagcagtgtgtgctgtgcagtgtgagagcagtgtgtgctgtgcagtgtgagagcagtgtgagagcagtgtgtgttgtgcagtgtgagagcagtgtgagggcagtgtgagggcagtgtgagagcagtgtgagagcagtgtgagggcagtgtgtgctgtacagtgtgagggcagtgtgagagcagtgtgtgctgtgcagtgtgagggcagtgtgtgctgtgcagtgtgtgatgtgcagtgtgagggcagtgtgtgatgtgcagtgtgagggcagtgtgtgcagtagagtgtgagggcagtgtgagggcagtgtgagagcagtgtgagagcagtgtgagggcagtgtgagggcagtgtgtgctgtgcagtgtgagagcagtgtgagggcagtgtgtgctgtgcagtgtgagagcagtgtgagagcagtgtgtgctgtgcagtgtgtgctgtgctgggcagtgtgagggcagtgtgtgctgtgcagtgtgagagcagtgtgagagcagtgtgtgctgtgcagtgtgagagcagtgtgtgctgagcagtgtgagagcagtgtgtgctgtgcagtgtgagggcagtgtgtgctgtgcagtgtgagagcagtgtgtgctgtgcagtgtgagggcagtgtgtgctgtgcagtgtgagagcagtgtgagggcagtgtgagggcagtgtgtgctgtacagtgtgagggcagtgtgagagcagtgtgtgctgtgcagtgtgagggcagtgtgtgctgtgcagtgtgtgatgtgcagtgtgagggcagtgtgtgatgtgcagtgtgagggcagtgtgtgcagtagagtgtgagggcagtgtgagagcagtgtgagggcagtgtgagggcagtgtgtgctgtgcagtgtgagagcagtgtgagagcagtgtgagggcagtgtgtgctgtgcagtgtgagagcagtgtgagagcagtgtgagggcagtgtgagggcagtgtgtgctgtggagtgtgagagcagtgtgagggcagtgtgagagcagtgtgtgctgtgcagtgtgagggcagtgtgtgctgtgctgggcagtgtgagggcagtgtgagagcagtgtgtgctgtgcagtgtgagagcagtgtgagagcagtgtgtgctgtgcagtgtgagagcagtgtgagggcagtgtgtgctgtgcagtgtgagagcagtgtgagggcagtgtgagagcagtgtgagagcagtgtgtgctgtgcagtgtgagagcagtgtgtgctgtgcagtgtgagggcagtgtgtgctgtgcagtgtgagagcagtgtgagggcagtgtgtgctgtgcagtgtgagagcagtgtgtgctgtgcagtgtgagagcagtgtaagagcagtgtgtgctgtgcagtgtgagagcagtgtgtgctgtgcagtgtgagagcagtgtgtgctgtgcagtgtgagagcagtgtgagggcagtgtgtgctgtgcagtgtgagagcagtgtgtgctgtgcagcgtgagagcagtgtgagggcagtgtgtgctgtggagtgtgagagcagtgtgagggcattgtgagagcagtgtgtgctgtgcagtgtgagagcagtgtgtgctgtgcagtgtgagagcagtgtgagagcagtgtgagagcagtgtgtgctgtacagtgtgagggcagtgtgtgctgtacagtgtgagggcagtgtgagggcagtgtgtgctgtacagtgtgagggcagtgtgagagcagtgtgtgctgtacagtgtgagggcagtgtgtgctgtacagtgtgagggcagtgtgagggcagtgtgtgctgtgcagtgtgagggcagtgtgtgctgtgcagtgtgagagcagtgtgagggcagtgtgtgctgtgcagtgtgagagcagtgtgagggcagtgtgtgctgtgcagtgtgagggcagtgtgagagcagtgtgagggcagtgtgtgctgtggagtgtgagagcagtgtgagagcagtgtgtgctgtgcagtgtgagggcagtgtgtgctgtgcagtgtgagggcagtgtgtgctgggcagtgtgagggcagtgtgagagcagtgtgtgctgtgcagtgtgagagcagtgtgtgctgtgcagtgtgagagcagtgtgagagcagtgtgtgctgtgcagtgtgagagcagtgtaagagcagtgtgtgctgtgcagtgtgagagcagtgtgcGCTGTAgagtgtgagagcagtgtgagggcagtgtgtgctgagcagtgtgagagcagtgtgtgctgtgcagtgtgagagcagtgtgtgctgtgcagtgtgagagcagtgtgtgctgtgcagtgtgagagcagtgtgtgctgtgcagtgtgagagcagtgtgtgctgtgcagtgtgagggcagtgtgtgctgtgcagtgtgagggcagtgtgagggcagtgtgtgctgtgcagtgtgagagcagtgtgagagcagtgtgtgctgtgcagtgtgagagcagtgtgagagcagtgtgtgctgtgcagtgtgagagcagtgtgagagcagtgtgagagcagtgtgtgctgGGCAGtgtaagagcagtgtgtgctgtgcagtgtgagggcagtgtgtgctgtgcagtgtgagggcagtgtgtgctgtgcagtgtgagagcagtgtgagggcagtgtgagagcagtgtgagggcagtgtatgctgtgcagtgtgagagcagtgtgagggcagtgtgtgctgtgcagcgtgagagcagtgtgagggcagtgtgtgctgtgcagtgtgagggcagtgtgagggcagtgtgtgctgggcagtgtgagggcagtgtgagggcagtgtgtgctgggcagtgtgagagcagtgtgtgctgggcagtgtgagggcagtgtgagggcagtgtgtgctgtgcagtgtgagagcagtgtgtgctgtgcagtgtgagagcagtgtgtgctgtgcagtgtgagggcagtgtgagagcagtgtgtgctgtgcagtgtgagagcagtgtgagagcattgtgtgctgtgcagtgtgagggcagtgtgagagcagtgtgagagcagtgtgtgctgtgcagtgtgaggggagtgtgagggcagtgtgtgctgtgcagtgtgagagcagtgtgagggcagtgtgtgctgtgcagtgtgagggcagtgtgtgctgtgcagtgtgagggcagtgtgagagcagtgtgagagcagtgtgagggcagtgtgagggcagtgtgagggcagtgtgtgctgtgcagtgtgagggcagtgtgtgctgtgcagtgtgagggcagtgtgagcgcagtgtgtgctgtgcagtgtgagggcagtgtgtgctgtgcagtgtgagggcagtgtgagggcagtgtgtgctgtgcagtgtgagggcagtgtgagagcagtgtgagagcagtgtgtgctgtgcagtgtgagggcagtgcgagagcagtgtgtgctgtgcagtgtgagagcagtgtgtgctgtgcagtgtgagggcagtgtgtgctgtacagtgtgagagcagtgtgagggcagtgtgagagcagtgtgagggcagtgtgtgctgtgcagtgtgagagcagtgtgtgctgtgcagtgtgtgatgtgcagtgtgagagcagtgtgtgctgtgcagtgtgtgaTGTGCAGTGTGAaagcagtgtgtgctgtgcagtctgagggcagtgtgtgctgtgcagtgtgagggcagtgtgagagcagtgtgtgctgtgcagtgtgagagcagtgtgagggcagtgtgagagcagtgtgtgctgtgcagtgtgagggcagtgtgtgctgtgcagtgtgagagcagtgtgtgctgtgcagtgtgtgatgtgcagtgtgagagcagtgtgtgctgtgcagtgtgagggcagtgtgtgctgtgcagtgtgagggcagtgtgtgctgtgcagtgtgagagcagtgtgtgctgtgcagtgtgtgatgtgcagtgtgagagcagtgtgtgctgtgcagtgtgagggcaatgtgtgctgtgcagtgtgagagcagtgtgagagcagtgtgtgctgtgcagtgtgagagcagtgtgtgctgtgcagtgtgagagcagtgtgagggcagtgtgagagcagtgtgtgctgtgcagtgtgagggcagtgtgtgctgtgcagtgtgagggcagtgtgtgctgtgcagtgtgagagcagtgtgagggcagtgtgagggcagtgtgtgctgtgcagtgtgagagcagtgtgagagcagtgtgagggcagtgtgtgctgtgcagtgtgagagcagtgtgagggcagtgtgagggcagtgtgtgctctgtgggCTCCCCTGAGCCTCCCCCGGGGGCAGGTCTCCACAGTTACCCCTCCGGCAGGCCTGCGGCGCTGCACTGGTGGTCATAGCGACGCAGCTCCCTGGGGTTCAGCGCCACTCCAGCGCTGCACTCGAGCCCGACCCGGCCCAgtccccacctccacccccagcGCCCTGCAGTGGAACTGCTGTCTACCGCCTCTAACAGCACACTCGTCCCCTTCCTGACTATAACTGTCCCCCACACTCGTCCCCTTCCTGACTATAACTGTCCCCCACACTCGTCCCCTTCCTGACTATAACTGTCCCCCCACACTCGTCCCCTTCCTGACTATATCTGTCCCCCCACACTCGTCCCATTCCTGACTATAACTGTCCCCCCACACTCGTCCCCTTCCTGACTATAACTGTCCCCCACACTCGTCCCCTTCATGACTATAACTGTCCCCCCACACTCGTCCCCTTCATGACTATAACTGTCCCCCCACACTCGTCCCCTTCCTGACTATAACTGTCCCCCCACACTCGTCCCCTTCCTGACTATAACTGTCCCCCCACACTCGTCCCCTTCATGACTATAACTGTCCCCCCACACTCGTCCCCTTCCTGACTATAACTGTCCCCCCACACTCGTCCCCTTCATGACTATAACTGTCCCCCCACACTCGTCCCCTTCCTGACTATAACTGTCCCCCCACACTCGTCCCCTTCCCGACTATAACTGTCCCCCCACACTCGTCCCCTTCCTGACTATAACTGTCCCCCCACACTCGTCCCCTTCCTGACTATAACTGTCCCCCCACACTCGTCCCCTTCATGACTATAACTGTCCTCCCACACTCGTCCCCTTCATGACTATAACTGTCCCCCACACTCGTCCCCTTCCCGACTATAACTGTCCCCCACACTCGTCCCCTTCCCGACTATAACTGTCCCCCCACACTCGTCCCCTTCCCGACTATAACTGTCCCCCCACACTCGTCCCCTTCCTGACTATAACTGTCCCCCCACACTCGTCCCGTTCCTGACTATAACTGTCCCCCCACACTCGTCCCCTTCCTGACTATAACTGTCCCCCCACACTCGTCCCCTTCCTGACTATAACTGTCCCCCACACTCGTCCCCTTCCTGACTATAACTGTCCCCCACACTCGTCCCCTTCCTGACTATAACTGTCCCCCCACACTCGTCCCCTTCCTGACTATAACTGTCCCCCCACACTCGTCCCCTTCCTGACTATAACTGTCCCCCACACTCGTCCCCTTCCTGACTATAACTGTCCCCCACACTCGTCCCCTTCCTGACTATAACTGTCCTCCCACACTCGTCCCCTTCCTGACTATAACTGTCCCCCCACACTCGTCCCCTTCCTGACTATAACTGTCCCCCCACACTCGTCCCCTTCCTGACTATAACTGTCCCCCCACACTCGTCCCCTTCCTGACTATAACTGTCCCCCCACACTCGTCCCCTTCATGACTATAACTGTCCCCCCACACTCGTCCCCTTCCCGACTATAACTGTCCCCCCACACTCGTCCCCTTCCCGACTATAACTGTCCCCCCACACTCGTCCCCTTCCCGACTATAACTGTCCCCCACACTCGTCCCCTTCCCGACTATAACTGTCCCCCCACACTCGTCCCCTTCCCGACTATAACTGTCCCCCACACTCGTCCCCTTCCCGACTATAACTGTCCCCCCACACTCGTCCCCTTCATGACTATAACTGTCCCCCACACTGTCCCCTTCCTGACTATAACTGTCCCCCCACACTCGTCCCCTTCATGACTATAACTGTCCCCCACACTCGTCCCCTTCATGACTATAACTGTCCCCCACACTGTCCCCTTCCTGACTATAACTGTCCCCCCACACTCGTCCCCTTCCTGACTATAACTGTCCCCCCACACTCGTCCCCTTCCTGACTATAACTGTCCCCCACACTCGTCCCCTTCCTGACTATAACTGTCCCTCACACTCGTCCCCTTCCTGACTATAACTGTCCCCCACACTCGTCCCCTTCCTGACTATAACTGTCCCCCACACTCGTCCCCTTCCTGACTATAACTGTCCCCCCACACTCGTCCCCTTCCTGACTATAACTGTCCCCCCACACTCGTCCCCTTCCTGACTATAACTGTCCCTCCACACTCGTCCCCTTCATGACTATAACTGTCCCCCACACTCGTCCCCTTCCTGACTATAA is a window of Lepisosteus oculatus isolate fLepOcu1 chromosome 21, fLepOcu1.hap2, whole genome shotgun sequence DNA encoding:
- the tmem138 gene encoding transmembrane protein 138 codes for the protein MLQTSNYSLVLLVQLVLLGYDLFVNSFSELLRAAPVIQLVLFIIQDIAILFNMIIVLLMLFNTFVFQVGLVSLLLERFRALLVLSALYLGLSIAFHCWILNLRWLDSRRFVWTGGLQALFVFQRLAAVLYYYLYKRTAECLGDPRLYEDSTWLRDAFARARQ